One Homo sapiens chromosome 3, GRCh38.p14 Primary Assembly genomic window carries:
- the USP19 gene encoding ubiquitin carboxyl-terminal hydrolase 19 isoform X15: MSGGASATGPRRGPPGLEDTTSKKKQKDRANQESKDGDPRKETGSRYVAQAGLEPLASGDPSASASHAAGITGSRHRTRLFFPSSSGSASTPQEEQTKEELLLDWRQSAEEVIVKLRVGVGPLQLEDVDAAFTDTDCVVRFAGGQQWGGVFYAEIKSSCAKVQTRKGSLLHLTLPKKVPMLTWPSLLVEADEQLCIPPLNSQTCLLGSEENLAPLAGEKAVPPGNDPVSPAMVRSRNPGKDDCAKEEMAVAADAATLVDGKEPESMVNLAFVKNDSYEKGPDSVVVHVYVKEICRDTSRVLFREQDFTLIFQTRDGNFLRLHPGCGPHTTFRWQVKLRNLIEPEQCTFCFTASRIDICLRKRQSQRWGGLEAPAARVGGAKVAVPTGPTPLDSTPPGGAPHPLTGQEEARAVEKDKSKARSEDTGLDSVATRTPMEHVTPKPETHLASPKPTCMVPPMPHSPVSGDSVEEEEEEEKKVCLPGFTGLVNLGNTCFMNSVIQSLSNTRELRDFFHDRSFEAEINYNNPLGTGGRLAIGFAVLLRALWKGTHHAFQPSKLKAIVASKASQFTGYAQHDAQEFMAFLLDGLHEDLNRIQNKPYTETVDSDGRPDEVVAEEAWQRHKMRNDSFIVDLFQGQYKSKLVCPVCAKVSITFDPFLYLPVPLPQKQKVLPVFYFAREPHSKPIKFLVSVSKENSTASEVLDSLSQSVHVKPENLRLAEVIKNRFHRVFLPSHSLDTVSPSDTLLCFELLSSELAKERVVVLEVQQRPQVPSVPISKCAACQRKQQSEDEKLKRCTRCYRVGYCNQLCQKTHWPDHKGLCRPENIGYPFLVSVPASRLTYARLAQLLEGYARYSVSVFQPPFQPGRMALESQSPGCTTLLSTGSLEAGDSERDPIQPPELQLVTPMAEGDTGLPRVWAAPDRGPVPSTSGISSEMLASGPIEVGSLPAGERVSRPEAAVPGYQHPSEAMNAHTPQFFIYKIDSSNREQRLEDKGDTPLELGDDCSLALVWRNNERLQEFVLVASKELECAEDPGSAGEAARAGHFTLDQCLNLFTRPEVLAPEEAWYCPQCKQHREASKQLLLWRLPNVLIVQLKRFSFRSFIWRDKINDLVEFPVRNLDLSKFCIGQKEEQLPSYDLYAVINHYGGMIGGHYTACARLPNDRSSQRSDVGWRLFDDSTVTTVDESQVVTRYAYVLFYRRRNSPVERPPRAGHSEHHPDLGPAAEAAASQASRIWQELEAEEEPVPEGSGPLGPWGPQDWVGPLPRGPTTPDEGCLRYFVLGTVAALVALVLNVFYPLVSQSRWR, from the exons ATGTCTGGCGGGGCCAGTGCCACAGGCCCAAGGAGAGGGCCCCCAGGACTGGAGGACACCACTAGTAAGAAGAAGCAGAAGGATCGAGCAAACCAGGAGAGCAAGGATGGAGATCCTAGGAAAG agacagggtctcgatatgttgcccaggctggtcttgaacctctggcctcaggtgatccttctgcctcagcctcccatgcagctgggatcacaggctcaCGCCACCGTACCCGGCTGTTCTTTCCTTCATCGTCAGGGTCAGCATCCACTCCTCAAGAGGAGCAGACCAAAGAGG AGTTGTTGCTCGATTGGAGGCAGAGTGCAGAAGAGGTGATTGTCAAGCTTCGTGTGGGAGTAGGTCCCCTGCAGCTGGAGGATGTAGATGCTGCTTTCACAGATACAGACTGTGTGGTGCGGTTTGCAG GTGGTCAGCAGTGGGGTGGTGTCTTCTATGCTGAGATAAAAAGCTCTTGTGCTAAAGTGCAAACCCGCAAGGGCAGTCTCCTGCACCTGACACTGCCCAAAAAGGTGCCTATGCTCACGTGGCCCTCCCTCCTG GTTGAGGCTGATGAACAGCTTTGCATACCACCGCTGAACTCCCAaacctgcctcctgggctcagaggaGAATTTAGCCCCTTTGGCAGGAGAGAAAGCAGTGCCTCCCGGGAATGACCCAGTCTCTCCAGCCATGGTCCGGAGCAGAAACCCTGGGAAAGATGACTGTGCCAAGGAGGAGATGGCAGTGGCAGCAGATGCTGCAACCTTGGTGGATGGTaaag AGCCCGAGTCGATGGTGAACCTGGCGTTTGTCAAGAATGACTCGTATGAGAAGGGCCCGGATTCAGTGGTGGTGCACGTGTACGTGAAGGAGATCTGCAGGGACACCTCAAGAGTACTTTTCCGTGAGCAGGACTTCACGCTCATCTTCCAGACcag GGATGGAAACTTCCTGAGGCTGCACCCGGGCTGTGGGCCCCACACCACCTTCCGTTGGCAGGTGAAGCTCAG GAATCTGATTGAGCCAGAGCAGTGCACCTTCTGTTTCACGGCTTCTCGCATCGACATCTGCCTTCGTAAGAGGCAGAGTCAGCGCTGGGGGGGCCTGGAGGCCCCGGCTGCACGAG TGGGTGGTGCAAAGGTTGCCGTGCCGACAGGTCCAACCCCTCTGGATTCAACCCCACCAGGAGgtgctccccaccccctgacaggccagGAGGAGGCCCGGGCTGTGGAGAAGGATAAATCCAAGGCACGATCTGAGGACACAGGGCTAGACAGTGTGGCAACCCGCACACCCATGGAGCATGTAACCCCAAAGCCAGAGACACACCTGGCCTCG CCCAAGCCTACATGCATGGTGCCTCCCATGCCCCACAGCCCAGTTAGTGGAGACAgcgtggaggaggaggaagaggaagagaagaaggtgTGTCTGCCAGGCTTCACTGGCCTTGTCAATTTAGGCAACACCTGCTTCATGAACAGCGTCATTCAGTCTCTGTCCAACACTCGGGAACTCCGGGACTTCTTCCATG ACCGCTCCTTTGAGGCTGAGATCAACTACAACAACCCACTAGGGACTGGTGGGCGTCTGGCCATTGGCTTTGCCGTGCTGCTTCGGGCGCTGTGGAAGGGCACCCACCATGCCTTCCAGCCTTCCAAGTTGAAG GCCATTGTGGCGAGTAAGGCCAGCCAGTTCACAGGCTATGCACAGCATGATGCCCAGGAGTTCATGGCTTTCCTGCTGGATGGGCTGCACGAGGACCTGAATCGCATTCAGAACAAGCCCTACACAGAGACCGTGGATTCAGATGGGCGGCCCGATGAG GTGGTAGCTGAGGAAGCATGGCAGCGGCACAAGATGAGGAATGACTCTTTCATCGTGGACCTATTTCAGGGGCAGTACAAGTCGAAGCTGGTGTGCCCTGTGTGTGCCAAG GTCTCCATCACTTTTGACCCGTTTCTTTATCTGCCGGTGCCCTTGCCACAAAAGCAAAAGGTTCTCCCTGTCTTTTATTTTGCCCGAGAGCCCCACAGCAAGCCCATCAAG TTCCTGGTGAGCGTCAGCAAGGAGAACTCCACTGCGAGCGAAGTATTGGACTCCCTCTCTCAGAGTGTTCATGTGAAGCCTGAGAACCTGCGTTTGGCGGAG GTAATTAAGAATCGTTTTCATCGTGTGTTCCTACCCTCCCACTCACTGGACACTGTGTCCCCATCTGATACGCTCCTCTGCTTTGAGCTGCTATCCTCAGAGTTGGCTAAGGAGCGGGTAGTGGTGCTAGAGGTGCAACAG CGCCCCCAGGTGCCCAGCGTCCCCATCTCCAAGTGTGCAGCCTGCCAGCGGAAGCAACAGTCGGAGGATGAAAAGCTGAAGCGCTGTACCCGGTGCTACCGTGTGGGCTACTGCAACCA GCTCTGCCAGAAAACCCACTGGCCTGACCACAAGGGCCTCTGCCGACCTGAGAACATTGGCTACCCCTTCCTGGTCAGTGTACCTGCCTCACGCCTCACTTATGCCCGCCTCGCTCAGTTGCTAGAGGGCTATGCCCG GTACTCTGTGAGTGTATTCCAGCCACCCTTTCAGCCAGGCCGCATGGCCTTGGAGTCTCAGAGCCCTGGCTGCACCACACTGCTCTCCACAGGTTCCCTGGAGGCTGGGGACAGCGAGAGAGACCCCATTCAGCCACCTGAGCTCCAGCTGGTGACCCCTATGGCTGAGGGGGACACAGGGCTTCCCCGGGTGTGGGCAGCCCCTGACCGGGGTCCTGTGCCCAGCACCAGTGGAATTTCTTCTGAGATGCTGGCCAGTGGGCCCATTGAGGTTGGCTCCTTGCCAGCTGGCGAGAGGGTGTCCCGACCCGAAG CTGCTGTGCCTGGGTACCAGCATCCAAGTGAAGCTATGAATGCCCACACACCCCagttcttcatctataaaattgatTCATCCAACCGAGAGCAGCGGCTAGAGGACAAAG GAGACACCCCACTGGAGCTGGGTGACGACTGTAGCCTGGCTCTCGTCTGGCGGAACAATGAGCGCTTGCAGGAGTTTGTGTTGGTAGCCTCCAAGGAGCTGGAATGTGCTGAGGATCCAGGCTCTGCCGGTGAGGCTGCCCGGGCCGGCCACTTCACCCTGGACCAGTGCCTCAACCTCTTCACACGGCCTGAGGTGCTGGCACCCGAGGAGGCCTG GTACTGCCCACAGTGCAAACAGCACCGTGAGGCCTCCAAGCAGCTGTTGCTATGGCGCCTGCCAAATGTTCTCATCGTGCAGCTCAAGCGCTTCTCCTTTCGTAGTTTTATCTGGCGTGACAAGATCAATGACTTGGTGGAGTTCCCTGTTAG GAACCTGGACCTGAGCAAGTTCTGCATTGGTCAGAAAGAGGAGCAGCTGCCCAGCTACGATCTATATGCTGTCATCAACCACTATGGAGGCATGATTGGTGGCCACTACACTGCCTGTGCACGCCTGCCCAATGATCGTAGCAGTCAGCGCAGTGACGTGG GCTGGCGCTTGTTTGATGACAGCACAGTGACAACGGTAGACGAGAGCCAGGTTGTGACGCGTTATGCCTATGTACTCTTCTACCGCCGGCGGAACTCTCCTGTGGAGAGGCCCCCCAGGGCAGGTCACTCTGAGCACCACCCAGACCTAGGCCCTGCAGCTGAGGCTGCTGCCAGCCAG GCTTCCCGGATTtggcaggagctggaggctgaggaggagccGGTGCCTGAGGGGTCTGGGCCCCTGGGTCCCTGGGGGCCCCAAGACTGGGTGGGCCCCCTACCACGTGGCCCTACCACACCAGATGAGGGCTGCCTCCGGTACTTTGTCCTGGGCACCGTGGCGGCTTTGGTGGCCCTCGTGCTCAACGTGTTCTATCCTCTGGTATCCCAGAGTCGCTGGAGATGA
- the USP19 gene encoding ubiquitin carboxyl-terminal hydrolase 19 isoform X9 — protein MSGGASATGPRRGPPGLEDTTSKKKQKDRANQESKDGDPRKETGSRYVAQAGLEPLASGDPSASASHAAGITGSRHRTRLFFPSSSGSASTPQEEQTKEELLLDWRQSAEEVIVKLRVGVGPLQLEDVDAAFTDTDCVVRFAGGQQWGGVFYAEIKSSCAKVQTRKGSLLHLTLPKKVPMLTWPSLLKPLGTQELVPGLRCQENGQELSPIALEPGPEPHRAKQEARNQKRAQGRGEVGAGAGPGAQAGPSAKRAVHLCRGPEGDGSRDDPGPRGDAPPFVADPATQVEADEQLCIPPLNSQTCLLGSEENLAPLAGEKAVPPGNDPVSPAMVRSRNPGKDDCAKEEMAVAADAATLVDEPESMVNLAFVKNDSYEKGPDSVVVHVYVKEICRDTSRVLFREQDFTLIFQTRDGNFLRLHPGCGPHTTFRWQVKLRNLIEPEQCTFCFTASRIDICLRKRQSQRWGGLEAPAARVGGAKVAVPTGPTPLDSTPPGGAPHPLTGQEEARAVEKDKSKARSEDTGLDSVATRTPMEHVTPKPETHLASPKPTCMVPPMPHSPVSGDSVEEEEEEEKKVCLPGFTGLVNLGNTCFMNSVIQSLSNTRELRDFFHDRSFEAEINYNNPLGTGGRLAIGFAVLLRALWKGTHHAFQPSKLKAIVASKASQFTGYAQHDAQEFMAFLLDGLHEDLNRIQNKPYTETVDSDGRPDEVVAEEAWQRHKMRNDSFIVDLFQGQYKSKLVCPVCAKVSITFDPFLYLPVPLPQKQKVLPVFYFAREPHSKPIKFLVSVSKENSTASEVLDSLSQSVHVKPENLRLAEVIKNRFHRVFLPSHSLDTVSPSDTLLCFELLSSELAKERVVVLEVQQRPQVPSVPISKCAACQRKQQSEDEKLKRCTRCYRVGYCNQLCQKTHWPDHKGLCRPENIGYPFLVSVPASRLTYARLAQLLEGYARYSVSVFQPPFQPGRMALESQSPGCTTLLSTGSLEAGDSERDPIQPPELQLVTPMAEGDTGLPRVWAAPDRGPVPSTSGISSEMLASGPIEVGSLPAGERVSRPEAAVPGYQHPSEAMNAHTPQFFIYKIDSSNREQRLEDKGDTPLELGDDCSLALVWRNNERLQEFVLVASKELECAEDPGSAGEAARAGHFTLDQCLNLFTRPEVLAPEEAWYCPQCKQHREASKQLLLWRLPNVLIVQLKRFSFRSFIWRDKINDLVEFPVRNLDLSKFCIGQKEEQLPSYDLYAVINHYGGMIGGHYTACARLPNDRSSQRSDVGWRLFDDSTVTTVDESQVVTRYAYVLFYRRRNSPVERPPRAGHSEHHPDLGPAAEAAASQASRIWQELEAEEEPVPEGSGPLGPWGPQDWVGPLPRGPTTPDEGCLRYFVLGTVAALVALVLNVFYPLVSQSRWR, from the exons ATGTCTGGCGGGGCCAGTGCCACAGGCCCAAGGAGAGGGCCCCCAGGACTGGAGGACACCACTAGTAAGAAGAAGCAGAAGGATCGAGCAAACCAGGAGAGCAAGGATGGAGATCCTAGGAAAG agacagggtctcgatatgttgcccaggctggtcttgaacctctggcctcaggtgatccttctgcctcagcctcccatgcagctgggatcacaggctcaCGCCACCGTACCCGGCTGTTCTTTCCTTCATCGTCAGGGTCAGCATCCACTCCTCAAGAGGAGCAGACCAAAGAGG AGTTGTTGCTCGATTGGAGGCAGAGTGCAGAAGAGGTGATTGTCAAGCTTCGTGTGGGAGTAGGTCCCCTGCAGCTGGAGGATGTAGATGCTGCTTTCACAGATACAGACTGTGTGGTGCGGTTTGCAG GTGGTCAGCAGTGGGGTGGTGTCTTCTATGCTGAGATAAAAAGCTCTTGTGCTAAAGTGCAAACCCGCAAGGGCAGTCTCCTGCACCTGACACTGCCCAAAAAGGTGCCTATGCTCACGTGGCCCTCCCTCCTG AAACCTCTAGGGACCCAGGAGCTGGTGCCGGGGCTGCGGTGCCAGGAGAATGGGCAGGAACTGTCTCCCATTGCCCTGGAGCCAGGCCCTGAGCCCCACCGGGCTAAGCAGGAGGCCCGGAACCAGAAGCGGGCCCAGGGCCGTGGTGAGGTAGGCGCAGGGGCTGGCCCCGGGGCCCAGGCAGGGCCCAGCGCCAAGAGGGCTGTGCATCTCTGCAGAGGGCCAGAGGGGGACGGGTCCAGGGATGACCCTGGACCCCGGGGTGATGCCCCACCCTTCGTGGCTGACCCAGCCACCCAG GTTGAGGCTGATGAACAGCTTTGCATACCACCGCTGAACTCCCAaacctgcctcctgggctcagaggaGAATTTAGCCCCTTTGGCAGGAGAGAAAGCAGTGCCTCCCGGGAATGACCCAGTCTCTCCAGCCATGGTCCGGAGCAGAAACCCTGGGAAAGATGACTGTGCCAAGGAGGAGATGGCAGTGGCAGCAGATGCTGCAACCTTGGTGGATG AGCCCGAGTCGATGGTGAACCTGGCGTTTGTCAAGAATGACTCGTATGAGAAGGGCCCGGATTCAGTGGTGGTGCACGTGTACGTGAAGGAGATCTGCAGGGACACCTCAAGAGTACTTTTCCGTGAGCAGGACTTCACGCTCATCTTCCAGACcag GGATGGAAACTTCCTGAGGCTGCACCCGGGCTGTGGGCCCCACACCACCTTCCGTTGGCAGGTGAAGCTCAG GAATCTGATTGAGCCAGAGCAGTGCACCTTCTGTTTCACGGCTTCTCGCATCGACATCTGCCTTCGTAAGAGGCAGAGTCAGCGCTGGGGGGGCCTGGAGGCCCCGGCTGCACGAG TGGGTGGTGCAAAGGTTGCCGTGCCGACAGGTCCAACCCCTCTGGATTCAACCCCACCAGGAGgtgctccccaccccctgacaggccagGAGGAGGCCCGGGCTGTGGAGAAGGATAAATCCAAGGCACGATCTGAGGACACAGGGCTAGACAGTGTGGCAACCCGCACACCCATGGAGCATGTAACCCCAAAGCCAGAGACACACCTGGCCTCG CCCAAGCCTACATGCATGGTGCCTCCCATGCCCCACAGCCCAGTTAGTGGAGACAgcgtggaggaggaggaagaggaagagaagaaggtgTGTCTGCCAGGCTTCACTGGCCTTGTCAATTTAGGCAACACCTGCTTCATGAACAGCGTCATTCAGTCTCTGTCCAACACTCGGGAACTCCGGGACTTCTTCCATG ACCGCTCCTTTGAGGCTGAGATCAACTACAACAACCCACTAGGGACTGGTGGGCGTCTGGCCATTGGCTTTGCCGTGCTGCTTCGGGCGCTGTGGAAGGGCACCCACCATGCCTTCCAGCCTTCCAAGTTGAAG GCCATTGTGGCGAGTAAGGCCAGCCAGTTCACAGGCTATGCACAGCATGATGCCCAGGAGTTCATGGCTTTCCTGCTGGATGGGCTGCACGAGGACCTGAATCGCATTCAGAACAAGCCCTACACAGAGACCGTGGATTCAGATGGGCGGCCCGATGAG GTGGTAGCTGAGGAAGCATGGCAGCGGCACAAGATGAGGAATGACTCTTTCATCGTGGACCTATTTCAGGGGCAGTACAAGTCGAAGCTGGTGTGCCCTGTGTGTGCCAAG GTCTCCATCACTTTTGACCCGTTTCTTTATCTGCCGGTGCCCTTGCCACAAAAGCAAAAGGTTCTCCCTGTCTTTTATTTTGCCCGAGAGCCCCACAGCAAGCCCATCAAG TTCCTGGTGAGCGTCAGCAAGGAGAACTCCACTGCGAGCGAAGTATTGGACTCCCTCTCTCAGAGTGTTCATGTGAAGCCTGAGAACCTGCGTTTGGCGGAG GTAATTAAGAATCGTTTTCATCGTGTGTTCCTACCCTCCCACTCACTGGACACTGTGTCCCCATCTGATACGCTCCTCTGCTTTGAGCTGCTATCCTCAGAGTTGGCTAAGGAGCGGGTAGTGGTGCTAGAGGTGCAACAG CGCCCCCAGGTGCCCAGCGTCCCCATCTCCAAGTGTGCAGCCTGCCAGCGGAAGCAACAGTCGGAGGATGAAAAGCTGAAGCGCTGTACCCGGTGCTACCGTGTGGGCTACTGCAACCA GCTCTGCCAGAAAACCCACTGGCCTGACCACAAGGGCCTCTGCCGACCTGAGAACATTGGCTACCCCTTCCTGGTCAGTGTACCTGCCTCACGCCTCACTTATGCCCGCCTCGCTCAGTTGCTAGAGGGCTATGCCCG GTACTCTGTGAGTGTATTCCAGCCACCCTTTCAGCCAGGCCGCATGGCCTTGGAGTCTCAGAGCCCTGGCTGCACCACACTGCTCTCCACAGGTTCCCTGGAGGCTGGGGACAGCGAGAGAGACCCCATTCAGCCACCTGAGCTCCAGCTGGTGACCCCTATGGCTGAGGGGGACACAGGGCTTCCCCGGGTGTGGGCAGCCCCTGACCGGGGTCCTGTGCCCAGCACCAGTGGAATTTCTTCTGAGATGCTGGCCAGTGGGCCCATTGAGGTTGGCTCCTTGCCAGCTGGCGAGAGGGTGTCCCGACCCGAAG CTGCTGTGCCTGGGTACCAGCATCCAAGTGAAGCTATGAATGCCCACACACCCCagttcttcatctataaaattgatTCATCCAACCGAGAGCAGCGGCTAGAGGACAAAG GAGACACCCCACTGGAGCTGGGTGACGACTGTAGCCTGGCTCTCGTCTGGCGGAACAATGAGCGCTTGCAGGAGTTTGTGTTGGTAGCCTCCAAGGAGCTGGAATGTGCTGAGGATCCAGGCTCTGCCGGTGAGGCTGCCCGGGCCGGCCACTTCACCCTGGACCAGTGCCTCAACCTCTTCACACGGCCTGAGGTGCTGGCACCCGAGGAGGCCTG GTACTGCCCACAGTGCAAACAGCACCGTGAGGCCTCCAAGCAGCTGTTGCTATGGCGCCTGCCAAATGTTCTCATCGTGCAGCTCAAGCGCTTCTCCTTTCGTAGTTTTATCTGGCGTGACAAGATCAATGACTTGGTGGAGTTCCCTGTTAG GAACCTGGACCTGAGCAAGTTCTGCATTGGTCAGAAAGAGGAGCAGCTGCCCAGCTACGATCTATATGCTGTCATCAACCACTATGGAGGCATGATTGGTGGCCACTACACTGCCTGTGCACGCCTGCCCAATGATCGTAGCAGTCAGCGCAGTGACGTGG GCTGGCGCTTGTTTGATGACAGCACAGTGACAACGGTAGACGAGAGCCAGGTTGTGACGCGTTATGCCTATGTACTCTTCTACCGCCGGCGGAACTCTCCTGTGGAGAGGCCCCCCAGGGCAGGTCACTCTGAGCACCACCCAGACCTAGGCCCTGCAGCTGAGGCTGCTGCCAGCCAG GCTTCCCGGATTtggcaggagctggaggctgaggaggagccGGTGCCTGAGGGGTCTGGGCCCCTGGGTCCCTGGGGGCCCCAAGACTGGGTGGGCCCCCTACCACGTGGCCCTACCACACCAGATGAGGGCTGCCTCCGGTACTTTGTCCTGGGCACCGTGGCGGCTTTGGTGGCCCTCGTGCTCAACGTGTTCTATCCTCTGGTATCCCAGAGTCGCTGGAGATGA